The stretch of DNA TGGACGCGGTTAAGGTCCGCCACCAGGGATTGCAGGCCGTTGTGGAAGCCATGCTGCAGGACCTCCCAGCGCAGCCCGCGCTCCTCGCCCCACTCCTCCCATTGGCCGATTTCATTGCCCATGAACAGGAGCTTCTTGCCAGGATAGGCGTACATATAGGTATAGAGCAGGCGCAGATTGGCGAACTTCTGCCACTCGTCCCCGGGCATCTTGGCCACCATGGCGCCCTTGCCGTGCACCACCTCGTCGTGGCTGAAGGGCAGGACGAAGTTTTCCGTGAAGGCGTAGATGAGCCCGAAGGTAAGATGGTCGTGGTTGTAGTGCCGGAAGATGGGATCCAGGGCCATGTACTCCAGCGTGTCGTTCATCCAGCCCATGTTCCACTTCATGGAGAAGCCCAGGCCGCCCACGTAGGGTGGACGCGTAACCTGGGGCCAGGATGTTGACTCCTCAGCGATCACCAGGGCCCCCGGATGGCGCTCGTGAACCACCCGGTTGAGCTCGCGCATGAAATCGATGGCCTCCAGGTTCTCCCGGCCGCCGTAGAGGTTGGGGACCCAATCGTCGGCGCCGCGGGAGTAGTCCAGATAGAGCATGGACGCCACCGCGTCCACCCGCAGGCCGTCCACGTGGAATTCCTCCAGCCAGAAGAAGGCCGAGGAGAGCAGGAAGTTGCGCACCTCCGGGCGGCCGTAATTGAAGATCAGCGTGCCCCAGTCGCGGTGCTCGCCCTGGCGCGGATCCTCGTGCTCGTAGAGGCCGGTGCCGTCGAACCGTGCCAGTCCGTGGGGGTCCTTGGGGAAGTGGCCGGGGACCCAGTCCAGCAGCACGCCGATGCCGTTGCGGTGGCAATGGTCGACGAAATACCGGAACCCGTCCGGATCGCCGAAGCGGCTGGTGGGGGCGTAGAAACCGGTGATCTGGTAGCCCCAGGAGGCATCCAGGGGATGCTCGGAGACGGGCATGAGCTCCACGTGGGTGAAGCCCATGCGCGTTACGTAATCCACCAGCCGGTGGGCCAGCTCCCGGTAGTCCAGGAAGGAACCGTCCTCGGCGCGCTGCCAGGATCCCAGGTGTACCTCGTAGGCGGCCAAGGGGGCATGGAGCCACTCCCATTCCTCCCGGTCCCGCATCCAGTCGTCGTCCCCCCATTCGTACCGGCAGGGGCCTTCGATCACGGTGGCGGTGTCCGGCCGGACCTCGAACCGGCGGCCATAGGGGTCCGATTTGAGCAATACTTCCCCCGTGACGCGGCTACGGATCTCGAACTTGTACAGCTCGCCCGGATGCAGGCCGGGTACGAACAGCTCCCAGACGCCGCTATCGCCGCGGGCCCGCATGGGATGACGGCGGCCATCCCACTGGTTGAAGCTGCCCACCACGCTGACGCGCTCGGCATTGGGTGCCCACACGGAGAACAGGACGCCGGTTTCCCCGTCCGCCTCGTGGACGTGGGCGCCCAGGAAATTGTAGGCGTGCCAGTGGCGCCCTTCCCGGAACAGGTGAAGATCGAAGTCGGCGAGCCGGGGGCCGAAGGTGTAGGGATCGATGACCGAATGCTCGGCGCCCTCGGCATCGACCCAGGTCAGGCGGTAGTGGACGGGCAGGTGGTCGCCGATGCCGTACCATTCGAACAGGTCGGTGTCCGCCACCCGTTCCAGCTCCGCTCCGGTCTCCTCGATGCGCACGCTACGGGCACCGGGAAGCAAAGTCCGGATGACATCCTCGGGACCCTCCCGATGGCGGCCGAGCACGGCGAAGGGGTCCGAATGGCGGGCCTCGAGAAGCTCCCGGAGGCCGGGATCCATGGTGGGCGATTCCTGTGGCATGGGGTGTCCTGTGGCCAAGCTGGTGCGGAAAGGGCGGCCGGGGGGAAGCCATGGTCTTGGACGGCTGCCCCGGTCAATGGTTAATTGGAATTACACAGCCAATGTAACGCACTGCCTCCGAACTAGGTGCGCCAGGGAGCCTGCAAGAATCTTATGAGCGATCGAGAGCATGGAGCCGCCCCCCTCCGGGAAAACACGGAAAATCCCCGTTTCGTCAGCCTCCTGACCAAGGAAACCCTGGCCCTGATCCTGGCCGGCGGGCGCGGCTCCCGCCTGGGACGCCTGACCCTGTGGCGGGCCAAGCCCGCCACCCCGTTCGGAGGGAA from Thiohalorhabdus sp. Cl-TMA encodes:
- the glgB gene encoding 1,4-alpha-glucan branching protein GlgB encodes the protein MPQESPTMDPGLRELLEARHSDPFAVLGRHREGPEDVIRTLLPGARSVRIEETGAELERVADTDLFEWYGIGDHLPVHYRLTWVDAEGAEHSVIDPYTFGPRLADFDLHLFREGRHWHAYNFLGAHVHEADGETGVLFSVWAPNAERVSVVGSFNQWDGRRHPMRARGDSGVWELFVPGLHPGELYKFEIRSRVTGEVLLKSDPYGRRFEVRPDTATVIEGPCRYEWGDDDWMRDREEWEWLHAPLAAYEVHLGSWQRAEDGSFLDYRELAHRLVDYVTRMGFTHVELMPVSEHPLDASWGYQITGFYAPTSRFGDPDGFRYFVDHCHRNGIGVLLDWVPGHFPKDPHGLARFDGTGLYEHEDPRQGEHRDWGTLIFNYGRPEVRNFLLSSAFFWLEEFHVDGLRVDAVASMLYLDYSRGADDWVPNLYGGRENLEAIDFMRELNRVVHERHPGALVIAEESTSWPQVTRPPYVGGLGFSMKWNMGWMNDTLEYMALDPIFRHYNHDHLTFGLIYAFTENFVLPFSHDEVVHGKGAMVAKMPGDEWQKFANLRLLYTYMYAYPGKKLLFMGNEIGQWEEWGEERGLRWEVLQHGFHNGLQSLVADLNRVHREEPALFRHDFSEEGFAWIDCHDADQSTLSFLRYDGGRLVVGAFNFTPVPRAPFRLGVPRGGHYRELINSDSAFYGGSDLGNAGGVTASEAPWMGHPYSITLTLPPLAGIILRPSDSQ